A genomic region of Maledivibacter sp. contains the following coding sequences:
- a CDS encoding YaaR family protein: protein MKISDINKQSNLNPLLIKESNKIHKENQSNFALKLNELNGDSLQEQLTTLLDEINLQSKEVEKKFHLNEILKYKKLVKEFLGLTVTNSHKFTKENFLDRRGRHRVLSIVKQVDDELETLTKDFLEKEKDKLKILNKLDGIKGMLLDIFM from the coding sequence ATGAAAATATCAGACATAAATAAGCAAAGTAACCTTAATCCATTATTAATAAAGGAATCCAATAAGATTCATAAGGAAAATCAAAGTAACTTTGCTTTGAAGCTAAACGAACTTAATGGAGACTCTTTACAGGAACAACTTACCACTTTGCTAGATGAGATTAACCTTCAATCAAAGGAGGTTGAAAAAAAGTTTCATTTAAATGAAATTTTAAAATACAAAAAATTAGTAAAGGAGTTTTTGGGTTTAACCGTGACCAATTCCCATAAATTTACTAAAGAAAATTTTCTTGATAGAAGAGGAAGACACAGAGTATTATCAATAGTCAAACAAGTCGATGACGAATTGGAAACCCTAACAAAGGATTTCTTGGAAAAAGAGAAGGATAAACTAAAAATTTTAAATAAACTTGATGGTATTAAAGGAATGTTATTGGATATCTTTATGTAG
- a CDS encoding RluA family pseudouridine synthase yields MTKEINSNTLIYKICDNDVGIKLKEVLYDRMRLSGRLTRKLKRSKTIYVNDNNTFLHGALKKGDVVKVIMLDDPNNFEPQDIPIDTIYEDMDLLIINKQPNIVVHPTKGHPDNTIANGLVNYLQKTQQSFKIRFINRLDRDTSGLLMIGKNPFAQQELSNQMASNLVEKKYLAVVRGVIKSDSGTIDAPIGRMEEDSIHRTVIQSGQRSITHFEVIDRYHDASFVRLTLETGRTHQIRVHMKHIGHPLIGDELYGYVNEDLINRQALHAETLRFNQPRTGEEKFVKAEMPEDIKNLIVKLKNHGE; encoded by the coding sequence ATGACTAAGGAAATTAATTCTAATACGTTGATATACAAGATATGTGATAATGATGTGGGAATAAAATTAAAAGAAGTTCTATATGATAGAATGAGGCTCTCAGGTAGATTGACTAGAAAGCTAAAAAGAAGTAAAACCATCTATGTTAATGATAATAATACATTCTTGCATGGTGCCTTAAAAAAAGGTGACGTTGTAAAGGTTATAATGCTAGACGATCCTAATAATTTTGAGCCCCAGGATATCCCTATTGATACTATTTATGAGGATATGGACCTTTTGATTATCAATAAGCAACCTAATATTGTAGTTCATCCTACAAAAGGACATCCAGATAATACTATAGCTAATGGGTTAGTTAATTATTTACAAAAAACACAGCAAAGCTTTAAAATCAGATTTATAAATAGATTGGATAGGGATACTTCTGGTTTATTGATGATAGGAAAAAATCCCTTTGCACAACAGGAGCTATCAAATCAGATGGCTAGTAACCTTGTAGAGAAAAAATATTTAGCAGTTGTAAGGGGAGTCATAAAAAGTGACAGTGGAACTATAGATGCTCCAATAGGTCGTATGGAGGAGGATTCTATACATAGAACGGTAATCCAAAGTGGGCAAAGGAGTATTACACATTTTGAGGTAATAGATAGATATCATGATGCTAGTTTTGTTAGATTAACATTAGAAACTGGTAGAACCCACCAGATTAGAGTGCATATGAAGCATATAGGACATCCTTTGATAGGTGATGAACTTTACGGTTATGTAAATGAGGACTTAATCAATAGGCAAGCTTTACATGCAGAAACCTTAAGATTTAATCAACCAAGAACAGGTGAAGAAAAGTTTGTGAAAGCAGAAATGCCAGAAGATATAAAGAATCTGATTGTAAAGCTAAAGAATCATGGAGAATAA
- a CDS encoding (deoxy)nucleoside triphosphate pyrophosphohydrolase, which translates to MPIIVLAGIIRYRNKILIAKRFVKELNMYKWEFPGGKLEKDEGLVGCLKREIKEELNLDITVGEIFEVVYYRYSEKDVVILAYLCNSNTYNAQAIECCEYHWIEYEELNRYDFLEADKAIVKKLYRYKENIYELQ; encoded by the coding sequence ATGCCTATAATTGTTTTAGCTGGAATAATAAGATATAGAAATAAAATACTTATTGCAAAAAGATTTGTAAAGGAACTAAATATGTATAAATGGGAGTTCCCAGGGGGAAAATTGGAAAAGGACGAAGGTCTAGTTGGGTGTTTGAAGAGAGAGATAAAAGAGGAACTAAATTTAGATATAACTGTTGGAGAAATATTTGAAGTAGTGTATTATAGATATAGTGAAAAGGATGTTGTGATTTTAGCCTATTTATGCAATTCAAATACTTACAATGCACAAGCAATTGAGTGCTGTGAATATCATTGGATAGAATATGAAGAGCTTAATAGATATGACTTTTTAGAAGCAGACAAAGCCATTGTAAAAAAGCTATACAGATACAAAGAAAATATATATGAATTGCAGTAA
- a CDS encoding NAD(+)/NADH kinase: protein MQKYTKIVNIVSNNKPVSKETARIMQHKLEKNNFFVPDTFDPNGDLIICIGGDGSFLRTLHKHDFPDIPVIGINTGHLGFFQDLSPYELDEFIFKYKNGDYNIDEINLVEGLICTRSSCIEILGINEIVIKGFKSNTIHLNLSLDKSFLERFSGDGILIATPTGSTAYNYSLGGSIVDPRLNLLQITPIAPINTVAYRSFTSSIIVPKRSTIKVQPEYTYENSVLIITDGTEHRYNEIVEVQIKLSELKVKLLRFKEYNFWNKAKEKFL, encoded by the coding sequence ATGCAGAAATATACTAAAATAGTAAACATAGTCTCAAACAACAAGCCAGTTTCAAAGGAAACAGCTAGGATAATGCAGCATAAACTAGAAAAAAATAATTTTTTCGTTCCCGACACCTTTGACCCAAATGGAGATTTAATCATATGCATAGGTGGTGATGGCTCATTCTTAAGAACCCTACACAAGCATGATTTCCCCGATATACCTGTAATAGGTATCAATACTGGTCATCTGGGCTTCTTTCAAGATTTATCTCCCTATGAGCTAGATGAATTTATCTTTAAATACAAGAATGGCGATTATAACATTGATGAAATTAACCTAGTAGAAGGCTTAATATGTACTCGTAGTAGTTGTATAGAAATACTAGGTATAAATGAAATTGTCATAAAGGGTTTCAAGTCTAACACAATTCACTTAAATCTTTCTCTTGACAAAAGCTTCTTAGAAAGGTTTAGTGGTGATGGGATTTTAATAGCTACGCCAACCGGTAGTACTGCCTATAATTATTCCTTAGGCGGTAGTATCGTGGACCCTAGGCTTAATTTACTACAAATTACGCCTATTGCTCCTATAAATACCGTAGCATACCGTTCATTCACATCAAGTATAATAGTACCTAAGCGATCTACAATAAAGGTTCAACCTGAGTATACATATGAAAATTCCGTTTTAATTATAACCGATGGTACCGAGCATAGATACAATGAAATAGTTGAAGTACAAATCAAATTATCAGAACTGAAAGTGAAGCTTTTACGATTCAAAGAATATAATTTTTGGAATAAAGCTAAAGAAAAATTTCTATAA